The Candidatus Hydrogenedentota bacterium region GTAATCTTGCTCGCCCATCTGTTTCCATTCGACAAAGCGTGGAAGCTCGTTCCTGTTGTATTTGAGGTAAACGCCGAATCCTTCTCCACGCTTGAAGCCGTCGTTGACGATGGCGACGCGCACGGTACCATCTTTGGCCGCATCCATGTCGTGGTAGTAGACCTTTTCCGCGTATCCGTGTGTGGGCGGGTCCAGTTTCCACCAGTTTTCTTTGCCCTCTGCGGCCACGGCATCGCGCGGGGCAATGCTTCGGGTTGGAGTCAGCAATTCGGATCCGGCATCGACAGCCGGCCAACCGATATTGCAGTGATAAAGAAGTTGGAAGGGGAGCTTCTTGAACCCCTCATTGGTGACGACGTCGCAGATGGTAAAGGACTTGCTGCCAAGTCTTGTGGACACTGTCCGTGTCAATGTCAGGTTTTCGCCGAAGACGGCGGTTTCGCGCATCGTTCCGGTTACGCTGAGCACATAATCGTCGCCTTGCCATTCTTGGGTGACTTTGATGTTTCGCGCGGGCGTGTTGCCGATGCGTCCATGAAGTCCCGTGCCGTAAATGGCGCTGTCCATCATGGGAGCGCCCACGTTCATCAAACCGCACGTGGTGACGAGGCCGCCGAAGTAGCTGCGTAACCACCGTATCCATTCGGGTTCGAAGTAGGCGGGGGCGACGTCGCCGGTGGTGGAACGCCAGCCCATGGCCTTCCCGCAAAACGATGCACTTGAGATGTCGAGGCACCGGTCGAGGAGCACGGTGAACTCCAGGCCCGAACCGGTGTGAAAGATCGCCGCGCGCGAAGGCCGCTCGTTTCCTTCATCCAATTGCACAAGGCGAACGCCGGCGATCTGGTCCATGTTGCCGACGCGGCGGCGGAGATCTTTTACGGTGTATTTCGAACCATAGAGCTGCATGGCGTATTACCCCCTCTGTTAGTTGGGGTATGGTCGCACAGAAGAGCGAGCGGATTCTATCCCGGATTCCTCACGAACACACTTGAACCTCTCGCGTAACCAGTGTGTTTGCGTGACTAGCGACGAAGAACAAAGCGGTTCTCTGAAGACCGAGTGTGTTCGCGAGAAATCCTCATGGCATAACATCAGAGTACTGCACGTGAGCAATTTGCGTTGGCGCTCAATCGCGCAGGTGCAAATTGCGGACTATCCGATGGATACGCGGTTTTTCCCGGAGGACTTGCTTTTGTACATGAGCGCGTCGGTACGCTCGATAAGGGACTGGCGGGTGTCGGTGGTTTGGGCAAGGGATGCGCCAACAGACACGGTGACGCGAAGCAACTGATCGCCGTGGTGCGCGGCAGCTTGTTCGACCAAGGCCCTGCAACGTTCGGCGGCGATGCTCAGAAACCGCAAATCGACGTGGTCGAGGATGGCAACAAACTCTTCGCCACCCCACCGGCAGACCACGTCACGATCACGCAGACTATGAATTAGCGTCTGCGCGACCATTCGCAACGCCTGGTCTCCGGCGGCGTGGCCGGCGGAATCATTCAACTTCTTGAAGTTGTCTACGTCCATAAACAGGACTCCGAAACCGAGCCCGCCTTCGCACAGGCCTGCCAGTTTTGCATCGATCGTGGTCTCGGCGTAGCGCCGGTTTCCCGCGTTTGTGAGTGGGCAGAGCATGGCCATTCGGTGGAGCTCGTCTGCTTTCCGGCGGACTGCAAGCGATCGTGAGTTGTCGTTGAACACCTCTATGGCGCCAACAATCACGCCCGTTTCATCCATCATGGGCATGACTCGAACGCTGACGGGGACGCGGTGGCCGTCGCGATGGTGCAAGCAGATTTCCGCTTCGCCCCGATCGCCTGAAAGAATCGTGTGCATTAGCGGGCACATCGTGTTGCACAGGGTTCGGCCTTCTTCAGTGACGTGCATCAGGATATTGTCGCGGCAACAACGTCCCTCGACTTCATCGGCCGCATAGCCGGTGAGTCGTTCGGCGGCCTTGTTCCAATAGGTGATCTTGCGATCGGTATTGACGAAGTAGACGGCATCATACAGGTTGTCGAGAATGTCCTTGTAGAAGCGTTCCGAGAACGGCATAGCTCCAATCCTTCTCATCATCGAACGACTCAGGGCAAATGCCCGCCCAGGCAGTCAGAATCGCCTGGTTGTCAAATCACACTACCACAAAGCTCAGATACAGGAAAGAAGTCTTCGCTTCATATGGGATGCGCCCGATGCCGGTTTTGACAGCCTGATTACTGTGGCGGGAATTCGGTACAATCTTCCCATGCCAAACGCTGTCGACCTCATTGAACCAGCCTTGTGCCTTGCCAAGGAATTGCTCGTTGACGTGGAGAAGGGAGAGGCGAAAGCCTCCGCCGTTCTTCGATCTGTCCGAGCCTGTGTCGAGCTTTTTCGGCCACCCCAATACACGGAATACGGTTTGGGCCGACTCGTGGACTCGGTTTGCCGTGCGTCAGCACGCGAGCCTTATGCGTCCCTCCAGACAGAAGGCCGCATCTGTGTGGGCGATATTTCGCAGCTTCAAATTCTAGCGCAGGGGTTGGTCCGGAGCGCCGTGTTGGAGGCCGAATCGGAGCTTGTGTGGAGCTTGGAGTTGGATGGGGACGTCTCGTATATCCAATTGACCATCGACGGTCCCGGGCGGTTTTCTGATGTGACGGATTTTGGGTTCGGCATATCGCTGCCGTTCTCGACCATCGAGGAGCTTTGGACAATTGCGACGCGAGGCGGAAGAATCGACCGGTCGCATGCAGCTTTTTCGCTCAGGCTCAAAGGGATTCGTGTTGTTCCGGAGAATCAGAAGGCTTTGGCCGCCTGGACCGGTTGTGTGGGCGAAGCGGAGAAGATGTTGCGCTTGGTGGATGCGGGCGAGAGTGGGATTCCGCGTGAGCAGGCAATCCGGCAGGTCGTCGAATCCGTATCACTGGCTTTGGCCCAGGTCGACGCGGCGAGGAAAGGACCCGAACCGTCCGATCTGCGCGCCCTGATCGATGATGCGATGACCTCATCCAGTGACGAGCTTACGGAAGCTGGGATTGTCCAGGAGATGACTGTTTCGGACAATCTGCCGCCGGTGGCTGTGCGCCGCAACCATATTGCCGCAACGCTGAGCCATGCAGTCCACTATGCACTTTCAGCGATGAAGCACGGCGGGACGTTTACGGTACTCGCCGACTACCGGACCAACGAGCGGACTGTGGAGGTTGTCGTCGATTTGGCCGGGAAGATGATTCCGGTGGAGCATTCGCCGTATCTCGCATCCATTCGGCGGGCCATCAAAGAGCTCCATGCGGGGCGCTTTGAGACGGCCGGCGATGAGCACGGTCTCACGATTCAACTGGAGATCCCCGACGCAGTTGGGAGAGCGCTGGACGAGTGGATACCCGGTTTCGAGCGCTTTTCGGATCGTTCGAAACAGATGTTGAGACTTCTCAAGAGCGGGGGGCCAACACCTCCTGAAGAATTCATCCTTGCGGGTGTATTGGAGGAGGAACTGGAGCGGTGGTTGCTTCCGGCAATGTCCGTTGCGCCGGCGACGACTCTTGCGCACGAGCTTTCATCAGAGCCACGGCCGCTGGCAGGGTCCGTGGCTGACCGGCGGGCTAAGGCGCTCGCTCAGATTGCACGAGGCCGCCCCAAGAAAGAGGTGTGTCAGCCCGCATATGCCGCAGAAATCTTGTGGGCATTTCGTATAGACGAACGTCATCGAAAGGCTTTGCATGCGGATCGGCTGAGCGAAAGTGTCCTACAATCGCTTTGCGAAGAGCTTTTGAAGCCCCAAATAGATTACACCCTTGCTCTGCGCATGGTTGCCCAGGCCCTTGCCTGATTCACCAAATCCCGAGCAGTCTCAAGGTTTTGGGGTTCACTGGGGCAGTTTTGTGTGACATAAGTGTCACGAATTAGCAGGGGCTGCATGTCAAATGTGCCCATTCTTTTGACAAAAGGTTGAATTGCAGTTGGACGCGAATTGGTTTACAATACGCACCAGACATAGGTAAGGGTCGCGTCAGCTTCGTTTCTCCAGACCAACAAGAAGACTGTGCCCGAAGCCAGACGATGGCGCTTTCACCCCGTGTTGCAGGGGCGGCGCCGGAACTGCGTTCGAGCTGGAGAGGGATGCGAACTGGCCATCCAACTCCCCGGTTTGATCGGCTAACGAATTGGGATTTCTGCGAGAGGTATGTCGAAGCGACGGCAAGCTGCAACGGTGGAAGAAGCAACACACGATAGCACTACGTGGACGCAGGCTATTGTGGAGTCTGCCGTCGATGGGATTATTACGATAGACGAAACGGGCAAGATCGAGCATTTCAATCGGGCCGCGGAGCGTATGTTCGGGTATACGGCGGCGGAGGTGGTTGGCCATAACGTCAACATGCTCATGCCAGAACCAATGCGCAGCGAGCATGACGTTCACCTTTCGCGGTATCGTGACACGGGTAAGAAGCACATTATTGGCCTAGTCCGGGAACTGGAGGGCCGCCATAAAAACGGGCGCGTCTTCCCGTTTGAGATTAGCATCAGCGAAGTCTCGTTGGGCAACCGCCGCATTTTCACGGCCATTCTTCACGATATAAGCGCGCGCAAGCGCAATCAGGAAGAGAAGGACCGCCTCTTCCGTGACCTGAATAAGCGCAATATGGAGATTTCCTCGCTCTACCGGGTGGGGGAGATCATACGTTCCGGGCAAGACATGCCCGAAATCTGCCGGCGTGTCTCTGAGGAAGTGAGAACGGCATTCGCGCGGCCTGAGGCCATTGGTACGGTGGTCCGATTCGATGGCGAGGCCTATCACTGCGCGGAGTTCAAGGAAACGCCTTGGCGGATGGTGGCCGATATTATGGTTGCGGGCCGCAAGCGCGGCGATGTGGAAGTCGACTACCTGGAACGTCCCGTAAATCATTGCGATCCGTTCCTCCCGCAGGAACGCGACCTCATCTCGGCCATAGCCGCCGCATTGGCGGAGATGGTCGAGCGGCGCGATGCAGAGAGCAAAGTTATACAGGCATCGAAGTTGGCCTCAATTGGCGAATTGGCTGCTGGTGTGGGGCACGAAATCAACAATCCGCTGAATGGCATCATCAACTGTGCAGATATCTTGATCCAGGTGCTTACCGATCGACCCAAAGACCGCCAGTTTGCGGAACTCATCCGGTCGGAAGCGGAGCGCATTGCCCGAATCGTGCAAAACCTGCTGACGTTTTCCCGTCAGGATCGTGAGTCACACAGTCCGGCGCGCCTTCTGGATATTGTCGATGCCGTCCTTTCGCTGAGCCGGAAGAAGATTGCGAAGTCGCACGTTCGCCTGACCGTGGATGTTCCGGAAGACCTTCCAAAGGTGAAGTGCCGCAGCGAGCAGATGCAGCAGGTTCTCATGAATCTCATCATCAATGCGTTGCACGCGCTGGACGACAAGTACCCCGTTGCCGATGCTGGCAAGGTGCTACACATCACGGCGCGACAACATGAGATAGACAGCCGGCCGTGGTTGCGTTTGACCGTTGAGGACCACGGGGCGGGTATTGCGCCTATCCACATGGACCGGCTCTTTGACCCGTTTTTTACCACAAAGAGCCGTGAAGTTGGGACGGGGCTTGGACTATCGGTCTCGGATGGCATCGTGAAAGACCACGGGGGCCGTATAACGGTCGAGAGCGAGATTGGTAAGTTTGCGAGATTTCACGTGGACCTGCCGTTGGACAATGGCTGGATTTCCACGTCTGCAGTGACGGATTAGGATGGAACATGGCTCGAATTCTCTTGGTAGAAGATGAATCGGTACTGCGGCTGACGTTCGGCGAGTTCTTGACGCAAGAAGGTCACGAGGTTCTTCCGGCCGCCGACTACAATCAGGCGTTGAGTCACCTAAGCAACGGCAATGTCGATTTGGTGATTACCGATATCATCCTCGCGGGCAAGACCGGCGTAGATCTGCTGCGATCCGTGCGCGAGCGGGGTATCAAGTGTCAGGTGATTATGATCACCGGCGAGCCGAACGTCGAAACGGCAGCAGAGGCCGTTCGACTGGGGGCATTTGACTACCTTCCGAAACCGGTCACGCGAACTGCGCTGCAGCGGGTCACGCGTCTGGCTCTGGAGCAGAAGGCGCTGGCTGACGAGCGCGACCATTATGCGAAGCAGATGGACATCTTCCGGAGCGACCTGGAGGCCATTTTCAACAGCGTCAATGAAGGTATTATCACTGTAGACGCGAACATGTCAGTCCGTCAGGTCAATCCGGCCGCGGCGGGCATACTTGGTCTGCCGTCGTGCGCACTCAGCGGGAAGCCTTTTGCCTCCATACGGGATGGATTCGACTCGGCACGCGAGGCCCTTGAAGAGACTTTGCGCACCCGCAACCCGGTCGTGGACCGGCGCATCGAGTTGCGCAGGAACCGGGATGATATCCGTATCCTTCTCGTGAGCACGATGCCGCTCATCAGCAGCGAGGCGGGCGCGTTCAAGGGTGCGGTCATGATGATTCGCGACATGACGCGCTTGACGCGATTGGAGCAGCAGGTCGAGGATAGTCAACAGTACCGGGATATGATC contains the following coding sequences:
- a CDS encoding aldose 1-epimerase family protein, with the protein product MQLYGSKYTVKDLRRRVGNMDQIAGVRLVQLDEGNERPSRAAIFHTGSGLEFTVLLDRCLDISSASFCGKAMGWRSTTGDVAPAYFEPEWIRWLRSYFGGLVTTCGLMNVGAPMMDSAIYGTGLHGRIGNTPARNIKVTQEWQGDDYVLSVTGTMRETAVFGENLTLTRTVSTRLGSKSFTICDVVTNEGFKKLPFQLLYHCNIGWPAVDAGSELLTPTRSIAPRDAVAAEGKENWWKLDPPTHGYAEKVYYHDMDAAKDGTVRVAIVNDGFKRGEGFGVYLKYNRNELPRFVEWKQMGEQDYVVGFEPCNCGVEGKHVDEGLGLLHTLKPGESRSFHLEFGPIVDASELKSFKATKGKARFVDKYTEFVKRP
- a CDS encoding PAS domain S-box protein, producing MSKRRQAATVEEATHDSTTWTQAIVESAVDGIITIDETGKIEHFNRAAERMFGYTAAEVVGHNVNMLMPEPMRSEHDVHLSRYRDTGKKHIIGLVRELEGRHKNGRVFPFEISISEVSLGNRRIFTAILHDISARKRNQEEKDRLFRDLNKRNMEISSLYRVGEIIRSGQDMPEICRRVSEEVRTAFARPEAIGTVVRFDGEAYHCAEFKETPWRMVADIMVAGRKRGDVEVDYLERPVNHCDPFLPQERDLISAIAAALAEMVERRDAESKVIQASKLASIGELAAGVGHEINNPLNGIINCADILIQVLTDRPKDRQFAELIRSEAERIARIVQNLLTFSRQDRESHSPARLLDIVDAVLSLSRKKIAKSHVRLTVDVPEDLPKVKCRSEQMQQVLMNLIINALHALDDKYPVADAGKVLHITARQHEIDSRPWLRLTVEDHGAGIAPIHMDRLFDPFFTTKSREVGTGLGLSVSDGIVKDHGGRITVESEIGKFARFHVDLPLDNGWISTSAVTD
- a CDS encoding sensor domain-containing diguanylate cyclase, which gives rise to MPFSERFYKDILDNLYDAVYFVNTDRKITYWNKAAERLTGYAADEVEGRCCRDNILMHVTEEGRTLCNTMCPLMHTILSGDRGEAEICLHHRDGHRVPVSVRVMPMMDETGVIVGAIEVFNDNSRSLAVRRKADELHRMAMLCPLTNAGNRRYAETTIDAKLAGLCEGGLGFGVLFMDVDNFKKLNDSAGHAAGDQALRMVAQTLIHSLRDRDVVCRWGGEEFVAILDHVDLRFLSIAAERCRALVEQAAAHHGDQLLRVTVSVGASLAQTTDTRQSLIERTDALMYKSKSSGKNRVSIG